From the Methanobacterium sp. CWC-01 genome, the window GATAGTGGTGGATTGGTGGTTCGGGCCTTGGTGGCGGTGGATCGTGAAGAGGGGGCTCGGGAGAATCTTCTGAAAAAAGGAGTTAAACTGGAGCCACTGGTTACTAAAAGCGACTTTTCATCTTATAAAAATTAGCATCCCACAGATTATTCTTTAAGGTGACGAACCAGATGCCCCAGTTCGGGCTTGATGATCTTCAAACCCAGCTTTACGGCGTTTGGCGAACCAGGAAGTGCGAAGATCAGAGTGGAGCCGTAAACTCCTGCTGTGGCCCGGCTGAGGATAGCACCGGTTCCCAGTTCTTTATAAGACTCATAACGAAATATTTCACCAAATCCGCTCAGTTCTTTACCAAAAAGCGGTTTAAGGGTCTCAATGGTAATGTCTCTGGAACCGATTCCCGTACCACCGGTGGTTACGATAACCTCCGCTCCCTCTCCTTTCATGACATCCAGGGTTGATGTGAGCTTTTGCGAGTCATCGGGGATTATCCTATAATCCAACACCTGATGCACATCACCTAGAGAGTCCTTTAATAAATTCCCGGAAAGATCGGTATCAGTCTTTCCCCTGAGAAAATCCTGATATTTAGAGTCACTGAGGGTTATGACTCCAACTTTAATGCTACGCGGGCTGTTCTTTCGATGTTCTTCCATGCTCCTGCTCTTCACCAAATCACTTCCTTAAGTCCAGCTCTAATATGTAGGATTAGTCTTATAATCTGAGGTTACTGATGAATACTCCACATTGGTGTGAATTATTTAAACCTGACCTATAAAAAAAACATTTAATCCCGTATATAAAGGGTGAGGGAGAGTTTTTAGGTCCAAATCG encodes:
- a CDS encoding molybdenum cofactor biosynthesis protein B; its protein translation is MKSRSMEEHRKNSPRSIKVGVITLSDSKYQDFLRGKTDTDLSGNLLKDSLGDVHQVLDYRIIPDDSQKLTSTLDVMKGEGAEVIVTTGGTGIGSRDITIETLKPLFGKELSGFGEIFRYESYKELGTGAILSRATAGVYGSTLIFALPGSPNAVKLGLKIIKPELGHLVRHLKE